One Salarias fasciatus chromosome 22, fSalaFa1.1, whole genome shotgun sequence DNA segment encodes these proteins:
- the matn1 gene encoding cartilage matrix protein isoform X1 produces MTLASQFFLLLLGLIGAQATIDVRTAAAMAAGLCKTRPTDLVFIIDSSRSVRPSEFEQVKVFLAKVIEGLDVGPNATRVGVVNYASRVKNEVSLKTHRTKAGLVKAVTKIEPLSTGTMTGLAIQFALNVAFSEAEGARVKSPDISKVAIIVTDGRPQDNVKDVALRARDAGIEIFAIGVGRVDMSTLKQMASDPLDDHVDYVESYSVIEKLTKKFQEAFCVSDLCATGDHDCAQVCISTPGSYKCACKDGFTLMDDGRSCSACSNSATDVVFLIDGSKSVRPENFELVKKWINQIIDKLDVSDSKAHVGLVQYSSSVKQEFPLGRYNNKKDLKDAVKKMAYMERGTMTGQALRYLSDSSFSVAQGARPGVTKVGIVFTDGRSQDYIGDAAKKAKENGFKMYAVGVGNAVEDELKEIASEPTGEHYFYTADFKAMTQIAKKLQINICQEEDPCECDSLVKFQKKVEDALQALTKKLESMSKRIALLENKIV; encoded by the exons ATGACGCTCGCCTCGCAGtttttcctgctcctgctgggcCTCATTGGAGCTCAAGCCACTATAGATGTCCGCACGGCTGCCGCAATGG CTGCGGGCTTGTGCAAAACCCGTCCCACAGACCTGGTGTTCATCATCGACAGCAGCCGCAGCGTCCGCCCCTCAGAGTTCGAGCAGGTTAAGGTCTTCCTCGCAAAAGTGATCGAGGGGCTGGACGTTGGACCCAACGCCACCCGTGTGGGAGTTGTTAACTACGCCAGCCGCGTCAAAAACGAG GTTTCTCTGAAGACTCATCGCACCAAGGCTGGGCTGGTGAAGGCTGTGACCAAAATCGAGCCTCTGTCCACTGGAACGATGACCGGTCTGGCCATCCAGTTTGCACTGAACGTTGCTTTCAGTGAAGCCGAGGGAGCTCGTGTCAAATCTCCAGATATCAGCAAG GTTGCCATTATCGTGACGGACGGGCGTCCCCAGGACAACGTGAAGGATGTGGCTCTGCGTGCGCGAGACGCCGGCATTGAGATTTTTGCCATCGGCGTTGGACGTGTGGACATGAGCACCCTGAAGCAGATGGCCAGCGACCCGCTGGACGACCACGTGGATTACGTGGAGAGCTACAGCGTGATCGAGAAACTCACCAAGAAGTTCCAGGAGGCTTTCTGCG tgtcggACCTGTGTGCCACTGGGGATCATGACTGTGCGCAGGTATGCATCAGCACCCCAGGATCATACAAGTGTGCCTGCAAAGATGGCTTTACCCTCATGGATGATGGTCGCAGTTGCAGTG CTTGCAGCAACTCCGCGACGGATGTGGTGTTCCTGATCGACGGCTCTAAGAGCGTGCGCCCTGAGAACTTTGAGCTGGTTAAGAAGTGGATCAATCAGATCATTGACAAACTGGATGTGTCTGACAGCAAGGCTCACGTTGGACTGGTTCAGTACTCCAGCTCAGTCAAACAA GAGTTTCCCCTGGGCCGCTACAACAACAAGAAAGACCTTAAAGATGCTGTGAAAAAGATGGCCTACATGGAGAGGGGAACCATGACAGGCCAGGCGCTCCGCTACCTGTCGGACAGCAGCTTCAGCGTCGCTCAGGGTGCCAGGCCCGGAGTCACAAAGGTGGGCATTGTGTTCACTGACGGACGCAGTCAGGACTACATCGGAGATGCTGCCAAGAAGGCCAAGGAAAACG GCTTCAAGATGTACGCGGTTGGAGTGGGAAACGCAGTTGAGGATGAACTGAAGGAGATTGCCTCCGAGCCAACTGGAGAGCATTACTTCTACACCGCTGACTTCAAAGCCATGACCCAGATCGCCAAGAAACTGCAGATTAACATCTGCCAAG AGGAGGACCCCTGTGAATGTGACTCCCTTGTAAAGTTCCAAAAGAAAGTAGAAGATGCCCTACAGGCGCTAACGAAAAAAT TAGAGAGCATGTCGAAGAGAATCGCCTTGCTGGAGAACAAAATCGTCTGA
- the matn1 gene encoding cartilage matrix protein isoform X2: protein MTLASQFFLLLLGLIGAQATIDVRTAAAMAAGLCKTRPTDLVFIIDSSRSVRPSEFEQVKVFLAKVIEGLDVGPNATRVGVVNYASRVKNEVSLKTHRTKAGLVKAVTKIEPLSTGTMTGLAIQFALNVAFSEAEGARVKSPDISKVAIIVTDGRPQDNVKDVALRARDAGIEIFAIGVGRVDMSTLKQMASDPLDDHVDYVESYSVIEKLTKKFQEAFCACSNSATDVVFLIDGSKSVRPENFELVKKWINQIIDKLDVSDSKAHVGLVQYSSSVKQEFPLGRYNNKKDLKDAVKKMAYMERGTMTGQALRYLSDSSFSVAQGARPGVTKVGIVFTDGRSQDYIGDAAKKAKENGFKMYAVGVGNAVEDELKEIASEPTGEHYFYTADFKAMTQIAKKLQINICQEEDPCECDSLVKFQKKVEDALQALTKKLESMSKRIALLENKIV from the exons ATGACGCTCGCCTCGCAGtttttcctgctcctgctgggcCTCATTGGAGCTCAAGCCACTATAGATGTCCGCACGGCTGCCGCAATGG CTGCGGGCTTGTGCAAAACCCGTCCCACAGACCTGGTGTTCATCATCGACAGCAGCCGCAGCGTCCGCCCCTCAGAGTTCGAGCAGGTTAAGGTCTTCCTCGCAAAAGTGATCGAGGGGCTGGACGTTGGACCCAACGCCACCCGTGTGGGAGTTGTTAACTACGCCAGCCGCGTCAAAAACGAG GTTTCTCTGAAGACTCATCGCACCAAGGCTGGGCTGGTGAAGGCTGTGACCAAAATCGAGCCTCTGTCCACTGGAACGATGACCGGTCTGGCCATCCAGTTTGCACTGAACGTTGCTTTCAGTGAAGCCGAGGGAGCTCGTGTCAAATCTCCAGATATCAGCAAG GTTGCCATTATCGTGACGGACGGGCGTCCCCAGGACAACGTGAAGGATGTGGCTCTGCGTGCGCGAGACGCCGGCATTGAGATTTTTGCCATCGGCGTTGGACGTGTGGACATGAGCACCCTGAAGCAGATGGCCAGCGACCCGCTGGACGACCACGTGGATTACGTGGAGAGCTACAGCGTGATCGAGAAACTCACCAAGAAGTTCCAGGAGGCTTTCTGCG CTTGCAGCAACTCCGCGACGGATGTGGTGTTCCTGATCGACGGCTCTAAGAGCGTGCGCCCTGAGAACTTTGAGCTGGTTAAGAAGTGGATCAATCAGATCATTGACAAACTGGATGTGTCTGACAGCAAGGCTCACGTTGGACTGGTTCAGTACTCCAGCTCAGTCAAACAA GAGTTTCCCCTGGGCCGCTACAACAACAAGAAAGACCTTAAAGATGCTGTGAAAAAGATGGCCTACATGGAGAGGGGAACCATGACAGGCCAGGCGCTCCGCTACCTGTCGGACAGCAGCTTCAGCGTCGCTCAGGGTGCCAGGCCCGGAGTCACAAAGGTGGGCATTGTGTTCACTGACGGACGCAGTCAGGACTACATCGGAGATGCTGCCAAGAAGGCCAAGGAAAACG GCTTCAAGATGTACGCGGTTGGAGTGGGAAACGCAGTTGAGGATGAACTGAAGGAGATTGCCTCCGAGCCAACTGGAGAGCATTACTTCTACACCGCTGACTTCAAAGCCATGACCCAGATCGCCAAGAAACTGCAGATTAACATCTGCCAAG AGGAGGACCCCTGTGAATGTGACTCCCTTGTAAAGTTCCAAAAGAAAGTAGAAGATGCCCTACAGGCGCTAACGAAAAAAT TAGAGAGCATGTCGAAGAGAATCGCCTTGCTGGAGAACAAAATCGTCTGA